Proteins encoded together in one Lutra lutra chromosome 4, mLutLut1.2, whole genome shotgun sequence window:
- the KCNA10 gene encoding potassium voltage-gated channel subfamily A member 10, with product MDVCGWKEMEVALVNFDNSDEIHEEPGYATDFDPTSPKGRPGSSPFSNWRSLIGDGTNHETAFSKLSRYDVDSPGPEPVVLNEGNQRVIINIAGLRFETQLRTLNQFPETLLGDREKRMHFFDSMRNEYFFDRNRPSFDGILYYYQSGGKIRRPANVPIDIFADEISFYELGSEAMDQFREDEGFIKDPETLLPTNDFHRQFWLLFEYPESSSAARGVAVVSVLVVVISITIFCLETLPEFREERELKVMRDPGVNTSKSVLSHTMFTDPFFMVESTCIMWFTLELVLRFVVCPSKTNFFRNIMNIIDIISIIPYFATLITELVQETEPNTQQNMSLAILRIIRLVRVFRIFKLSRHSKGLQILGQTLKASMRELGLLIFFLFIGVILFSSAVYFAEVDEPESHFSSIPDGFWWAVVTMTTVGYGDMCPITPGGKIVGTLCAIAGVLTVALPVPVIVSNFNYFYHRETENEEKQNIPSEIDKILNSVGSKMGSTDSLSKTNGGCSTERSQK from the coding sequence ATGGATGTGTGTGGCTGGAAGGAAATGGAGGTGGCTCTGGTCAATTTCGATAACTCAGATGAAATCCACGAAGAGCCGGGCTATGCCACAGACTTTGACCCAACCAGCCCAAAAGGCCGTCCTGGGAGCAGCCCCTTCTCCAACTGGAGGAGCCTCATTGGTGACGGCACCAACCATGAGACGGCCTTCTCCAAGCTCTCAAGATACGATGTCGATTCCCCAGGGCCTGAGCCAGTGGTCCTGAATGAAGGAAACCAGCGGGTGATCATCAACATTGCCGGGCTGAGGTTTGAGACCCAGCTCAGAACCCTCAATCAGTTCCCTGAGACCCTCCTGGGAGACCGGGAGAAAAGGATGCACTTCTTCGACTCCATGAGAAACGAGTATTTCTTTGACCGGAACCGGCCAAGTTTTGATGGAATCCTGTATTATTACCAATCAGGTGGGAAGATCCGGCGCCCCGCCAACGTCCCCATCGACATCTTCGCTGATGAAATCTCCTTCTATGAGCTGGGTAGCGAGGCCATGGACCAGTTCCGGGAGGACGAAGGCTTCATCAAAGACCCTGAAACGCTGCTCCCCACCAATGACTTCCACCGGCAGTTCTGGCTCCTCTTCGAGTACCCCGAGAGCTCCAGTGCTGCCCGGGGCGTGGCCGTGGTCTCCGTGCTGGTTGTGGTCATCTCCATCACCATCTTCTGCCTGGAAACACTACCAGAGTTCCGGGAGGAGAGGGAGCTGAAGGTCATGAGAGACCCCGGCGTCAACACGAGCAAGTCAGTCCTCTCCCACACCATGTTCACTGACCCTTTCTTCATGGTGGAGTCCACCTGCATCATGTGGTTCACCTTGGAGCTGGTGCTCCGGTTTGTGGTCTGCCCCAGCAAGACCAACTTCTTCAGGAACATCATGAACATCATCGATATCATCTCCATCATCCCCTACTTTGCAACCCTCATCACGGAGCTGGTCCAGGAGACAGAGCCCAACACCCAACAGAACATGTCCCTGGCCATCCTGAGGATCATCCGGCTGGTGCGGGTCTTCCGCATCTTCAAGCTCTCCCGGCACTCCAAGGGGCTGCAGATCCTGGGCCAGACACTGAAGGCTTCCATGCGGGAGCTGGGGCtgctcatcttcttcctcttcattggGGTCATCCTCTTCTCCAGCGCGGTCTACTTTGCAGAAGTGGATGAGCCTGAGTCCCATTTCTCTAGCATTCCTGATGGCTTCTGGTGGGCAGTAGTCACCATGACAACTGTGGGCTACGGTGACATGTGCCCAATCACCCCCGGGGGGAAGATTGTGGGCACTCTGTGCGCCATCGCGGGGGTCCTCACCGTtgccctccctgtgcctgtcatCGTCTCCAACTTTAATTACTTCTATCATCGGGAGACTGAGAATGAAGAGAAGCAAAACATCCCAAGTGAAATTGACAAAATCCTCAACAGTGTGGGCTCAAAAATGGGCAGCACAGACTCTCTTAGTAAGACCAACGGTGGCTGCTCCACAGAGAGGTCCCAGAAGTGA